The sequence GCCGAGGCGTAGCTGATGCCCCTCTCGAGCCCCGGCCGCGCCAGCACCTCGCCAGACAGCCCGATGATGGCGAGCCCCGTGTCGTCCTCCACTACGGCGCGCTCCCGCCCGAAGGGGAAGGCAAGCCCGTACCTCGGCTCGATCACCCACTCGCCCTGCATGTCCACGTAGCCCCAGGGCCCTCCGGCCTCGGGCCGCACCGCGATGCGGCCGCCACCTTGCTCACCGTTCTCGGCCACCCGCAGGTTCCCGAGGCGTGCTCCGTCGCGCGTGTAGAGCTCCCGCGTTCCGTCCGCGTGCATGGCCTCGAACAGCGGCCCACGCGCCTCCATGCGCCGGAACGAGGGCGCGATGATGGTGTCGCCAGTGGGCGCGAAGACGCCCCAGCCCTCGGCGGTGCGCGTGACCACGCGGCCGTCCTGCACGAACGGCGCGTCCACGTAGCGGGGCGTGACCACCACGCGGCCGGTCGGGTCGATGGACCCCCACAGCTTCGTCTCGTCTTGGAAGGGAGCGAGTCCGCCCATGAACGCGCCGGCGCTCACGAGCGTGGGCTCGATCACGAACGCGCCGCTCGGGTCGATGAAGCCCCACCGCCCGCCCGCGTAGCGGTCGCCCACGCACACCAGCGCCAGCCCCTCGGAGAACGAGGTGCCGAAGTCGTGGGTGGCAGGGATGACGAGCGCGCCGCTGCGGTCCAGGTAGCCGTACTTGCCGTCGAGCGTGACCATCGCGCGGTCGCCCGCGAAGTCCTCCACGGCGTCGTGCACGGGCGGGATCACGAAGGTGCCGCTTGGGTCGATGAAGCCGTGCTTCCACGTCATGCGCGCGGAGGTCTCGCTGAGCACCACCCGCTCGGTCTCGAAGCGCACGCGCGCGAGGCCCCCGCGGAAGTCGTGCGCTTGGAAGAACTTCGCCGGGATGGCGACGGCGCCCTGTTCGTCGAGGTAGCCCCATTGGAGAGAACGGTCCCGGAACCACGCGCGGCCTTCGGTGAGGGTGCCTAGCGCGCCGTAGCGTGGCTCCACGAGGAACGTGCCATCCGGCCGCATGAACCCCGCGTTCCCAGCGCGCTCCATGAGCAGCTTCTTCTCCACGTGCGTGTCTAGCCAGGCGTTGTGCGCGGCGCGGATGGCAGGGGGATCCACCGCGTGGTCCTCTAGCAGCGCTGTGTAGAGGGCCTCGGTGAGGTTCTGCGGCTCGTCGAAGCGTGTGCCCGCTAGGTTGCCCTTCACGCCGCGGATGCCGCGGTACACGGCGTACTCCAGCATGCCCGTGTCACCCACGAACCCGAGCGTGGCCGCAGCCCCCACGGAGGTCGCGGTGGCGAGGGCCAACGAGAACGCCTCCTCGGCGTTGGCATACGCGTCGAAGCCGTCGAAGTAGGCACGGACCGCCACGCGCTTGGCGCCGTCCTCGACGCCGTAGAACGTGTCGCCCGCCTTGGCGTGCTTCTTCAGCCACGCGAGCCACGCCTTCGCGTCGGTCTTCTCCGAGAATTCGCCCTTGGTCTTGATGGCGATCGCGGGCGCGCCCGCGTCCTCCACCTTGGCCCACGTGGCCACATCGCGCTTCTCCACCTCGAGACCCATGCCAGCGAGCGTCGCCAGCGCGTCCTTCAGCGACTTCGCCTTCACGGTGTATTCGTTGCCGAACAGCTCCGAGTCTTCGACGTCGATGCCCGCACCCGCGAGCGCAGCGCGCCCCTGCTCGAGCGGCAACGCCAGCCACTCCTTCTTCTGCGCGGCGGACTCGAAGGCTACCGTCAGGGACCCAAACACTCCGTCGTGCACGTGCAGCTCCTCGCCAGTGGAACTGCGGAGGCTACCCCCCGAGGAGACGTCGCGACAAGACGGCCTGCATGTCCCGCCGACCATCGGCCACCACGTAGATGATGACCTGCTTGCCCAACACCCGATAGATCACGCGGTACGGCGCAACCGTCACCTGGCGGTACTCCTTGATGCCCAGCGCCACCAGCTCTCTTGGGTAGCTCCCGCGCTCGGGGAACCGCGCGAGGTTCGCGACGACGTCCGTGAGCTGGTCCAGGAGGTGGTCGGCGTTGGCCCGGCAGTCGTGTTCGGCGATGTAGTCGTGGAGGGACTCGAGGTCTTGCTCCGCTCCCACCGTGAGCAGAACGTCGAACTTCACGCGCGCGCCCGCCATCACGCACCGGAGCGCTTGGCGCGGAGTCGGGCGATGACCTCTGCGGCCGGCTCGAGCTTGCCCTCGGCCACCTGCTGATTGCCGAGCGCCAACACCTTGAGCAAGGCCAGGGTGGCCTCATTCTCCTCGAACGAAGCCACGTCTTGGAGCACCGCCTTCGCTTCACCGTTCTGGGTGATGATCATGGGCTCGCGCCGCTCCGCGAGCGTAGCCAAGACTTCGGCGGCATTCGCCTTGAGGTAGCTGATGGGTTTCACTTGGGACGAGTAGCGCATGCACACCTCCAGAGACTCGAAGTCGGACTTAATTTAGTCCTTATGAAGTCCTGCGGCAAGCCACGCTTCAGTACCACCCCAGCGTGAAGGTCACGCCGATGTCCAGCACGGCTCCACCGTAGCGGTAGGCCTGCCAGTACTCGATGCCGTCGGCCACGTCCTCGGGGCTGCGCGTCACGCGACGGTCCTTCATCATGTTGGCCCGGAAGAACACGTCCACCGAAGCATTCGCCCCCACCGACCGGTGCGGGTCGTACGTGCGCTCGTTCTCGGCATCGAGCGCCACGCGCCCACCCGGATCGGCCGGCAGCCCATCCCCAGGCCGAGCCACCGCCCCGCCCGCTGCTGTCGGAGTGGGGCTCGGTGCCGCCGCTGGAACTCCCGGCGTCGCCGCACCCCGCTGGCCCGCAGGAGCCCCCCGCGACCCCGCCGTCGCCCAAGCAGGCTGCCCGCCGGCCCGCGACCCGGCCACGGCCTCGGCCTCGGACTCGGACTCGGCCTCGGACTCGGACTCGGACTCGGACTCGGACTCGGACTCGGACTCGGACTCGGACTCGGACTCGGACTCGGACTCGGACTCGGACTCCGCCTCCCCGTCCGCCAACGGGTTCCGCATGTGGTCCGGCGGGTCCCCGAACCGGTATCCCATGCCCAACGCGATGCTGTGCGTGTCCGCGTCCAGCACGTTCGCCCGACACGGGTCGTTCATCGCGGTTCGCTGCGCGCACCCCGCAGTCGCGCCAGGGCGCCCCACCGAAGCCGGCCGGAACCCGTATCCCGCGCGGAACGCGAGCGCCTGGTCCAGCACGCGCACCTCGGCGCCCAGCCGCGTGACCACCACGTTGCGCTGGCCGTGGTCTTCACGGACGGGGAAGCCCACCGCGGCCGCCGTGAGCGCGTTGTCCGGCGTGGCCACCAAGAACGGCCCCGGGTGCGCTGCGTAGTTGTACCAGGTGAGGTCCATGGCCACCGTCAGCATGTCCAGCGGCTCGGCGCTCACGCCGATGCCCACCTGGCGCGGTGTGTACCAAGCGGCCGACTCCACGAACAGCTGGATGGGGATGGACAGACCCAGCGCGCCCGCGTCGATGTTCACCGGCGTGCGCAGGTCGTGGTAGAGCGCGCCGCGGTACGCGATGCCCAGGTGCAGCCAGCTCGTGGGGTTGGCGTTGACCCCCACGTAGATGGCCGCGGTGGGCTGCAGGTTCCACTGGAAGATGACCTCGGACGGGTCGTCGGAGAGCACCTCGATCTCGGTGTTGATGCTCAGCGTGGAGTGAATGAGGATGCTGGCCCCGAAGCCGAAGCTGAGCTCCGGGATGGGGCTGTAGGCGATGCCCAGCGCGATGCTCAGCGCCTCCAGCTGCTCGCCATAGAGCAGCCAGTGGGGCTGCTGGTTGAGCGTGCTCTGGTCCAGCGTCATGGGGTTCTGCAGGCCGATGCCGAACACCATGCCGAACGACAGGTTGAAGGGCAGGTGGTTGCAGAAGCCCATGGTCACGCGCGTCTGGTCGCGCAGCGGCTTGGGCTCGGGGTAGTCGTCGTCGGTGGTGGGGTCCGCGTCCGGGTCGCCGGCCAGGGCAGGGCTCGCGTCCTCCGCCTCCAGGTTGTAGAGCGTGTGGCGGATGTCCACGCCCAGCTGGCTGTTCTCGCAGCGCGAGAGGTTGGCCGGGTTGTAGTAGGTGGCCGAGAAGTCCACCGCCGACGCCGTGCCCGCGCCGCCCATGGCGTTGGTGCGCGCGCCCACGCCCTGCACGTCTTCCGGGGCGTTGGCCCGCGCGGCAGGGCTCCCCGCCAGCAGCACGAACAACAGCGCATACGCGGCGCCCAGCGCGGTGCAGGCCCCGCGCATCTCGAGGTTTCGCATGGTCAATCTACCCAGCTCAGTTCTGTACGGACGAGAGCTCACCCACCAGGCGGTATACCGCGCCCAGGCCGCCCGTGTCGTCGTTCATGAAGCCCACCACGCCGTCGAGCACGCCCTCCACGTCGGTGGCCGTGAACTCCACTTCGTCGCTGGCCATGCACATGGGCTCGTCGGTCACGGTGGCCACGTCGGTGAACACGTCGCCGAAGGTGCACACGGGCAGCTCGCGGCTGGGCAGCGGGCCCTCGGAGATGGCGTCACGCACGATGCGCAGGATGACCCCCGTGCTGTCGCCGGCCAGCAGCTCGTCCAGCGTCTCCACGAAGCCACGGCCGCTGGTGCGCAGCTGCCCACTGACGGCGCCCAGGTAGCGGAAGAGCGCGCTCATGTCGCTGTCGGGCAGCTCGCTGGTCAGCAGCGCCGCCAAGATCTGCATCAGCGGCCCGTAGGTCTCCGTGTCCGGAGACGACAAGCTGGGCGTCAGCAGCCCGGTCACCCACGTCTCGAGGCGCGGGCCCTCGTCCGTGGTCTCGAGCGAGTTGGCCAGCCGCACCACCGTGGCGAAGTCGCGGTCCAACAGGAAGTCCACTGCCCCGTCCTGCGCCTCGTTCACGTAGCAGAGGTACTGCGCCTGCGGCAGGTCGGCCGCGTCGCGCACCACCTCGAGGCCCACCTGCATGAGCGGCAGCAGGTTGGGGTTGTTGAGCCGCCGCCGGCCACCCTCGCTGCGCGTCACCGTGATGCCGCTCATCGCATAGTCCAGCATGTGGTCCAGCTCGGGCTTCGCGCCGCGCTGGTTGATGCGGTTCACCATCACGCGCAGCGGCAGGAGCGTCTCGCGCAGCATGGAGGTGTTGGGGCGCTGGCCGGTGCGGGTCGTGACGGTGCGCGTCTCGGTCACGCGCTCGAGCGAGTCCACCACCACGTCGGCCATCGTCTGGCTCGCGTTGTCGCTGGCCGGCACGGTGACCATCAGCTCGAGGGTGTCCAGCAGCTTGTCGGCGCCGCCGCTGTGGATGAACTCGCTGATGACGGGCAGCAGCTCGCGGATGACGCTCTGCGTGTTGGGGTTGCCGTCCTCGTCGAGCAGGGCCTCCTCGTGCAGGAACTTCAGCAGGTTCACCAGCAGCCGCAGCTGCCCGCGGTCGTTGAACAGCTTCGCGAGCGGCAGCAGCGCGTCCAGGGAGCCGCTCTCGGCGAGGCCCTGCAGCGACTCCAGCTCGTTGAGCACCGCCTGTCCGTTGTTGCAGCCAATCGCGCTGAGCGCGCCGTTGGCCACCGCGTTGGCCACGCACTGGATCCACGACACGGGGTTCCACCACTGGAACTCGCACGAGTTGGCGAACACGTCGTCCACCACCCCCAGCACGTTGATGACCTGGCAGACGGTGCCGGGCTCGAGGTCCACCAGCAGGTCCAGGATCTGGTAGGCCACGGTGCCGCCGAAGAGGTTGCCGCAGTCCGCCGTGTACAGCAGCTCCACCACCTGCTCGAGCACGCTGCGGTTGTCGGTGCCCGTGTTCACCGGGCCAATCCAGCGCGGCTGGTCGTAGTTCACCCGCGTGCTGGCGGCCAGGTTGGGGTCGCTCGCGCTGCACGTGTTGGCCTTGTTCAGGTCCACGTAGTCGATCATCCACGCCAGCCGCTCGAGGAAGTCGGGCTGCTCCTGGCGCACCTCCACCAGCACGTCCAGCAGCACGCGCGCCGTGCTCTGCCCGCTGGTGTTGCTCGAGTCCAGCACGTCCTCGATGAGCGGCACCAGCTCGATGCCCAGATCGATCAGGTTCGGGTCCGTGATGCTGATGTCGGTCTGCGTGTCCGTCAGGCGAATCAGGTCGCCCACCGAGACGAGCAGGTCCTCGGCCAGCACAGGGTTGTCCGTGACCAGCACGGCCAGCGTGTCCAAGAACGCCTTCGGGCGGTCCACCTGCGCGATGTCCGTGACCATGAAGGCGATGTCCGCCAGCGGGTTGTCTGCCGAGGGGTACGCGCGGCACGTCTCGGTGCCGTCGTCGCAGGGCACCTGCCCACCCAGCACGGCCGCCGCCACGCCGTTCAGGTCGTGGTGCAGGTCGGCCTCCAGCAGCCCGCGGACAATCTGAACCGCCGCCGCCAGGCCCGTGCGTTTCGCGTCGTAGTACTCGTAGATGAGCTCGCCGTCGGCGTCGGTGGCCCGGCCGTAGGCGTCCCGCCCGGCAGCGTCGGCGGTGCCCAGGGCCGGCAGGTCGATCTCGGCGCCGCCCGCGTCCACCGGCACCCCGTCGGCGTTCACGTCGGCGGCGCCGTCGTTGTCGGTGTCCACGAAGGGCCCCAGCAGCGCGCCGCCCAGCTCGCGCACGCGCGGGTTGCCATGCACGTCCACGCGCGGCACCCAGGCCGCCTCGCCCGTGCCGGGGCCGAACACGAAGCCGCTCTGCGTGAGCAGCGTCTCCTCGAGGCTGCCGATGGTCAGACCGCTGCACATGCTCTCTTCGTCGCTTGCGTCGCCCAGGTTGCGCTCGGCCATGTAGAGCAGCGAGTCCAGCGTGTAGTCGATGCCGTCGTCGTGCGCCGCGAACAGCGCCAGGTCGTGCACGCGGTCGGTGAGCTGCGGGTCCGACAGCAGCCGGCTCACTAGCGTGATAGCCATGGACCCCTCGAGCACGGTGCGCGTGTCCTGCAGCGCCATGACCGACTGGATGGTCAGCCGCTCCGGGTCGAACTCGTCGCTGATCAGGAGCGCCAGCGCGCGGGCCACCGCCTCGGTCAGGCGCGGCAGGTCGCCATTGTCGATGACCGGCGCCAGCACCTCGCCCAGGATGGCGGGGATTTCCTCACGGACCTCGCCGTCCACCAAGTAGTCGAAGGTGGTGACGAAGCTCTCGTGGTGCTGCGTCAGCTGGGCGACGTACGTGTCGGGGCACGTCTCCGACTCGCGCAGGTTGGACAGCAGGATCTGATAGACCAGCTCACCCAGGCTCTTGGGCGTGGACGTCCGCGGATCCCGGAAGTCCGGAGAGGCGGGCGAGCAGCTTGGCAAGAGCGCGACGAGCAGCGCAGCGACGACGAACGAGCGAATCCGCAGCATGAGTACCCAAGGGGATCAAAGATGACCCGCAGGGTAACGAATCCCTGCGGGTGCGACCACCCGGTCAGCGTTCAAGAGCGGATTTTTTCGGGCTCAACAGCCGTCGGCGAGGATGACCTCGATGTCGTCCACCATGTGGAAGATGGGAGTCACCCCGGTGCGGGAGAAAGTGAGGCGGATGGGGATGACCTGCCCGCCCACGTTACGATTCAGACAGGACTGCACCGTGGTGGGGGTCAGGGTTCCCGCATGCCCGGCGTCGTCCGGGGACGGATTGAACGTGACGCGTCCGCCCTGCGTGGCGTTGTTGACCAGGTAGCGCATGCGGATGGCGGGACCCTGCACACCGGTCTCGTCCACGGGAATCTGCGCCACCACCGTGGCTGAGATGGACGAGTTCCCGTTGTCGTTGAGCCCCCACGCGAGCGAGTCGAAGAACATGCCCACCGACGCCGTGTAGCGCGTTACACCCGGGGTGAGCCCCTGAGGCGTGAGGATGAGGCGGCTGTTGGCGTTCCCATCTTCGAAGTCCGCTACGAGGCTCCCGACGCGGTTCGCGCAGTCGGGCTCCGACACGAACATCATGTTGTCCACCCCGTGGGCTTGGACGTGGTCGACGGCGCATGTGCCCGACGCATTGTCTACGTGCAGACGCAGGATGGAGGTGGTCCCTTGGAGCCACGGCGGGATGCAGATCGTCGCCGTCTCGAGCCCGCCCGTGCCGATGGCCTGTGCCAACGTCAGCGGGCGGAAGGCCTCCCCGAACTGCACCTGGAGTGTCTCGTTGAGGGTGCCTGTCACCGAGAAGCGCAGCGCGGGGTTGGGCAGATCCACGCCTGCCGGGAAGGTCACGGTCTGGGTAGCGTGCGCCTCCTGGCACACCTTCGTGAGGCTGGCCAAATACGCCCCTCCGACGATGCCCCCCGTGCCCGTCTGACCGTTGGCGTCCAGAAAGAACGTCCAGTCGGTGTTCGCCGCGAAGGTGCCGTTCGGCAGGGCGCCCGGTGTCGGGCACTCGTTCGGCAGCGCGGTCCGGATGCGAATCGAGTCGATGGCAAAGGGCTCGCAGTTCGGCGTGTCGCCGAGGGAACACGAGCCGCCTTGGTCCTGGGGGTCTTGCACCAAGACCACCGGCACGTTCGGGCCGTAGCCCGTCACGGGCAGGCACGCGGTCCCGATCTGGTCGGGCGGCTGAGCTCCGGACGCCACGAAGCTGAGGCGCTGGTAGGTCTCGCCCACGATCAGCATCGGGCGGGACTTGCACTCGAACTCAGGGCCGCGTTCGTCGATGCCGACTTCCACCACGAACGGCTCGGCGCTGGAGTAGGGCGGCATCTGGATGACCTGGGCGATCCCGGAGGTGCCGCACGCGCCCGCGAGCTCGGGCTCGGCCACGCCGTTGCCTGCCCCGTGCTCATTCTCATCGATGGTGACCTGGTTGGTGAACCAGGCCGTTGGATCGGCGATTTCGCCATCCAGGAAGCCACCGCCGTTGAAGCCGCCTCCCACCCACGCGCAGTCGCTGCCGAGCAGGTCGTAGCCCACCTCGCAGTCACACACTGGGATGGTCAGCTCTTCGTTGCAGCGCTCGTGGAGACCGCACGTCCCCGTGCATACGCCCTCGCACACACTCTCGCCGTTGAGCTGCCAGCCCTCGGCGCAGCCGTCGCAGGCAGCCCCCTCGTACGGGAAGACGCAGTCGCAGAACGCAGCGCCACCGTCGTCCACGGCGCATGCCCCGTTGGCTCCGCACTCGGGTGCTCCCACCTGTCCGCAGACATCGATGCACTCGACCAAGGGGTCGCCGCCGAAACCGTCGGGGCAGGCACAGGTGCCCACGCCGAAGAACGGCACGCAGACAGCGGCCGTGCCGCAAGTGACGCCCTCACAGGGGTTCGGGGACTCGCCGTCACCGGGGGTGGTCGGGAGGTCCGAGCCCTCGGTGAACACGGCCGTGATGCACGCTCCGCCATCGACACAGAACTGATCGGGCGCGCACGCCTCGATCATGGCGCCGCTGCACGGCGTGACGTCCAGGTACATGTAGTAGAAGCGGGTGCTGCCGCCGACGAAGCTCGTCCACGCGACCCCCTCGGCCACGATGCCGTTGCCGGCATCAAGCGCGTACACATGAGCCACGAACTCGTCGGCCACGTCGCGGCACCAGCGCGAACGTGAACGGCCACTCGGTCATGGACACGAGGGTGGTCTCGATGGGCTCCGTGCCGCCTGGCTCGAAGAACTCCACGCGCATGGTGGCTGTGGCGGCTTGCACGGCGTCACTGCCGTCCACGTAGAGCGTGACCTGCGTGCGCGCATCGCTGCAGCCGGTCCCGAAGAGAGCGAGCGCCAGCGAGAGCGTGGCGCCACGGAGAAGAGAAGTAGAGAAGCGGGTCATCATCAGAGCTCCACCGTCACGGTGTTGGCGTCGAAGGCGAGGGGGCCCTGGGTGCCACCCGAGGCGCCCACGCCGATGCCCACGGCCGCGCCGACCACGACCACGCCGATGATGGTCCAGAACCACCACTTGCGGGTCACGGGCTGACGCTCGGAAGGCGTGGGAGGAGGCGCGTCACCCTCGCCCGAAGCGGCGGCCACGGCTTCGGGCGTCAGGTCCGGCCGCGCGTTCTCGCGCAGGATGCGCACGCGCTCTTGCACCTCGGGGGCAAGGTCACTCTCGGGATCGAGCTCGAGGAACCGCTCGAAGGCCTCGATGGCCTCTTGGTCACGGCGCAGGCGGTCGAACGTGGTGCCGATGTTGTACAGCAGCGCGGGGCGCTGGCTGAGCTCGTAGGCCTCCTGGAACGACGCCAACGCCGACTCGTAGCGCCCGCGCGAGAAGGCGACACGGCCCGCCTCGAAGTGCACGCGGGCCTCTTCGTCAGCGCTCGACTGTGCGGCGGCAGGGGTGGCGTCGAGCGACACTCCGGCAAGGACGGTGGCCGCCAGCAACACGCCGCGCAGCATCCAACGATTGGCACCCATGATCATGCGACCATCCCTTTGGCTAAGTACAACGCCGAACGTAACAGCTAGAGCTGCGGCGTGCACCCGGAGCGGCCATATCGGCCACCTTCAGCCGCGCTCGCCCATGCGGATGCGCGGGTCGAGGGTGGCCACGGCCACGTCGGCCAGCAAGTTTCCCAGCTGCACCAGCACGCCGAACATCAGCACGGTGGCCATGATGATGGGCACATCCAGCTTGTTGATGGCCTCGATCGTCAGCATGCCCAGTCCAGGCCAGTTGAAAATTTTCTCGGTGATGATGGCGCCGCTCACGAGCCCCGGCAGGCTCAGTCCCAAGAGCGTGACGATCGGGATCAACGCGTTGCGCAGCGCGTGGCGCACCACCACCGGGAACGGGCCGAGGCCCTTGGCCTTGGCAGTGCGCACGTAGTCCATGCGCAGCGTCTCCACCAGCTCGCCGCGCAGGATGCGCGCGTAGGTGGCCGCGCCGCCAACCGCCAGGATCATGGAGGGGAGCAGGCCGTGGTACACGTGGTCCCAGAAGCCCACGCCGTAGCCCCCCATCGGAAACCAGCCCAGCAGGAACGCCACCACGAAGAGCGCGATGGGCCCCGTCACGAACGTGGGCACGCTGATGCCGGCGAACGTGATCACCATGATGCCCGTGTCGGTCCACGTGTTGCGCCGCAGCGCCGCGAGGATGCCCGCGCCGATGCCGAAGATGAGCTCGAAGACCATGGCCATGACGCCCAGCAGCAGCGTGCGCGGCATGCGATGGCCAATGACGGCCGCCACGTCCTCGCGGTGCGTGTAGCTGGTTCCCAGCGAGCCCTGCAGCAGCCCGCAGTAGCCCTCTCCGTCATGGTAGTCCGGCGAGTCGAGGCGCACGCACGGCGACACCCCCAGGTAGCTGCCGAACTGGGCGCCCGTGGGCTGGTCGAGGCCCTTCTGACGCTTGAAGTCGGCGATGGCGTCTGCCGTGGCGCGGGGCCCGAGCGCCACCGTGGCCGGGTCGCCCGCCACGTGCACCAGGAAGAACACCGCGGTGACCACGGTGGCCAGCACGAATAGCGCCCATAGCGTCCGCTTCACCAAGTAGCGCGTCATCGTGCACCTCCCGTGACGTAGGTGCTGTCGGCCACGCGCCGCCGCGGCAGGTCTAGCCACACGTCGCGGTAGTTCTGCGACCACACCGGGTGCGGGTGATAGTTCATGACGTACGGCTGCCACAGCTCGGCGCCGAGATCGTTGCTCAGGAACGCCCACGGCGCGTCGCGTGAGACGATGTCGTTGGCCTGGCGATACAGCGCGAGGCGCCGCTCGCGGTCGGGCTCACCGCGCGCCTGGTCCAGCAGCGCGTCGAGCTCCGGGTTCCGATAGAACGAGCGGTTCTCGCTGGCCGTGGGCCGGATGTTCTGGCTGTGCAGCAGGATCTCGAGGAAGTTGCTCGGGTCCGGGAAGTCCATGTTCCAGGCCGAGGGGAACAGCTGCGCCTGCCCCGGCTTGCCCGTCTCTTCGAGGTACACCGAGAAAGCCACCTGGCGGTACTCCACGCGGATGCCGATGCGCTCGAGGTCGCGGCCCCACTGCTGCGCGGCCACGAGCGAGCCCTGGCTC comes from Sandaracinaceae bacterium and encodes:
- a CDS encoding WG repeat-containing protein; the encoded protein is MHDGVFGSLTVAFESAAQKKEWLALPLEQGRAALAGAGIDVEDSELFGNEYTVKAKSLKDALATLAGMGLEVEKRDVATWAKVEDAGAPAIAIKTKGEFSEKTDAKAWLAWLKKHAKAGDTFYGVEDGAKRVAVRAYFDGFDAYANAEEAFSLALATATSVGAAATLGFVGDTGMLEYAVYRGIRGVKGNLAGTRFDEPQNLTEALYTALLEDHAVDPPAIRAAHNAWLDTHVEKKLLMERAGNAGFMRPDGTFLVEPRYGALGTLTEGRAWFRDRSLQWGYLDEQGAVAIPAKFFQAHDFRGGLARVRFETERVVLSETSARMTWKHGFIDPSGTFVIPPVHDAVEDFAGDRAMVTLDGKYGYLDRSGALVIPATHDFGTSFSEGLALVCVGDRYAGGRWGFIDPSGAFVIEPTLVSAGAFMGGLAPFQDETKLWGSIDPTGRVVVTPRYVDAPFVQDGRVVTRTAEGWGVFAPTGDTIIAPSFRRMEARGPLFEAMHADGTRELYTRDGARLGNLRVAENGEQGGGRIAVRPEAGGPWGYVDMQGEWVIEPRYGLAFPFGRERAVVEDDTGLAIIGLSGEVLARPGLERGISYASAFGTSGLAMVTRWSKTALVREDGDVVIPYHLSQVYGLNTDLVWVKYAANG
- a CDS encoding type II toxin-antitoxin system RelE/ParE family toxin gives rise to the protein MAGARVKFDVLLTVGAEQDLESLHDYIAEHDCRANADHLLDQLTDVVANLARFPERGSYPRELVALGIKEYRQVTVAPYRVIYRVLGKQVIIYVVADGRRDMQAVLSRRLLGG
- a CDS encoding type II toxin-antitoxin system Phd/YefM family antitoxin; translation: MRYSSQVKPISYLKANAAEVLATLAERREPMIITQNGEAKAVLQDVASFEENEATLALLKVLALGNQQVAEGKLEPAAEVIARLRAKRSGA
- a CDS encoding outer membrane protein transport protein, translating into MRNLEMRGACTALGAAYALLFVLLAGSPAARANAPEDVQGVGARTNAMGGAGTASAVDFSATYYNPANLSRCENSQLGVDIRHTLYNLEAEDASPALAGDPDADPTTDDDYPEPKPLRDQTRVTMGFCNHLPFNLSFGMVFGIGLQNPMTLDQSTLNQQPHWLLYGEQLEALSIALGIAYSPIPELSFGFGASILIHSTLSINTEIEVLSDDPSEVIFQWNLQPTAAIYVGVNANPTSWLHLGIAYRGALYHDLRTPVNIDAGALGLSIPIQLFVESAAWYTPRQVGIGVSAEPLDMLTVAMDLTWYNYAAHPGPFLVATPDNALTAAAVGFPVREDHGQRNVVVTRLGAEVRVLDQALAFRAGYGFRPASVGRPGATAGCAQRTAMNDPCRANVLDADTHSIALGMGYRFGDPPDHMRNPLADGEAESESESESESESESESESESESESESESEAESESEAEAVAGSRAGGQPAWATAGSRGAPAGQRGAATPGVPAAAPSPTPTAAGGAVARPGDGLPADPGGRVALDAENERTYDPHRSVGANASVDVFFRANMMKDRRVTRSPEDVADGIEYWQAYRYGGAVLDIGVTFTLGWY
- a CDS encoding tetratricopeptide repeat protein, which translates into the protein MGANRWMLRGVLLAATVLAGVSLDATPAAAQSSADEEARVHFEAGRVAFSRGRYESALASFQEAYELSQRPALLYNIGTTFDRLRRDQEAIEAFERFLELDPESDLAPEVQERVRILRENARPDLTPEAVAAASGEGDAPPPTPSERQPVTRKWWFWTIIGVVVVGAAVGIGVGASGGTQGPLAFDANTVTVEL
- a CDS encoding ABC transporter permease codes for the protein MTRYLVKRTLWALFVLATVVTAVFFLVHVAGDPATVALGPRATADAIADFKRQKGLDQPTGAQFGSYLGVSPCVRLDSPDYHDGEGYCGLLQGSLGTSYTHREDVAAVIGHRMPRTLLLGVMAMVFELIFGIGAGILAALRRNTWTDTGIMVITFAGISVPTFVTGPIALFVVAFLLGWFPMGGYGVGFWDHVYHGLLPSMILAVGGAATYARILRGELVETLRMDYVRTAKAKGLGPFPVVVRHALRNALIPIVTLLGLSLPGLVSGAIITEKIFNWPGLGMLTIEAINKLDVPIIMATVLMFGVLVQLGNLLADVAVATLDPRIRMGERG
- a CDS encoding ABC transporter substrate-binding protein: MNTEMAPFDNVHVRRAVAAAIDRDFMRQMAQGRALPAGQILPPMIPGYDEHLPSLQRFDLERAREEMRLAGYPNGLPEPVTAWIGESQGSLVAAQQWGRDLERIGIRVEYRQVAFSVYLEETGKPGQAQLFPSAWNMDFPDPSNFLEILLHSQNIRPTASENRSFYRNPELDALLDQARGEPDRERRLALYRQANDIVSRDAPWAFLSNDLGAELWQPYVMNYHPHPVWSQNYRDVWLDLPRRRVADSTYVTGGAR